DNA from Deltaproteobacteria bacterium:
CTCGCCGCCGGCGCCGCGGGCATCCTGATCTCGCCCGGGCCCGCGGATCCCGACGAGGCGGGGATCAGCGTGGAGCTGATCCGCGAGGCCGCGGGGAGGGTGCCGATCCTCGGCGTCTGCCTGGGGCACCAGTCCATCGCCGCCGCGCACGGCGGGAAGGTGGTGCGGGCGCGGCGGGTGATGCACGGCAAGGTCAGCGAGATCCACCACCAGGGCGTGGGGGTCTTCCGGGGGTTGCCCGATCCCTTCCTCGCCACCCGCTACCACTCCCTCCTGGTCGAGGCGGCGAGCCTGCCCGCCTGCCTGGAGGTCACCGCCCGCACCGTGGACGGCGAGGAGGAGGAGATCATGGGGCTGCGCCACCGGGAGCACCCGGTCGAGGGGGTCCAGTTCCATCCGGAGTCGATCTTGAGCGAGCAGGGCCACGCCCTGCTCCAGAACTGGCTCGAGGGCCTGGCAGGAGAGAAGGCATGAAGGACGCAGCGATTAGGGAGGCCATCGCCGCACTGGTCGAAGGTCAGGATCTGGGCGAGGAGCGGGCCCACGACGCGATGGAGGTCATCATGGAGGGCGACGCCACGCCCTCGCAGGTGGCCGGCTTCGCGGTGGCCCTGCGGATGAAGGGCGAGACCGTCGAGGAGGTCACCGGCGCGGTGCGCGCCCTGCGCGAGCACGTCACCCGGGTGAACCCCGGCGAGGGCCCGGTGGTCGACACCGCCGGCACCGGCGGCGACGGCTCGGGCACCTTCAACATCTCCACCACCGCGGCCCTGATCGCCGCCGGCGCCGGCGCCCGGGTGGCCAAGCACGGCAACCGCTCGGTCTCCTCCCGCTCCGGCAGCGCCGACGTGCTCGCCGCCCTCGGGGTGAACATCGACGCCGACGTCCCCACCATGGAGCGCTGCCTGGCCGAGGCGCGGATCGGCTTCCTCTTCGCGAACACCCTCCACCCGGCGATGAAGTACGCCGCCGGGCCCCGACGCGAGATGGGGATCCGCACCCTCTTCAACCTCCTGGGCCCCCTGGCCAACCCCGCCTTCGCCGACCGGCAGGTGGTGGGGGTCTTCGCCCGCAAGTGGGTCGAGCCCCTGGCGCACGTGCTGCTGAACCTGGGCTCCCGGCACGCCTGGGTGGTCCACGGGATCGACGGTCTCGACGAGCTGACCCTCACCGGCAGCTCCTTCGTGGCCGAGGTGCGCGACGGCAACGTCACCACCTTCGAGGTGCACCCCGAGCGCATCGGCCTGCGCCGCTGCAACTCCGAGGACCTCACCGGCGGCGAGATCGAGGAGAACGCCGAGATCACCCGCCGGATCCTGGGGGGGGAGGCGGGCCCCCGGGCGGACGCGGCCGTCCTGAACGCCGCCGCCGCCCTGGTGGTCGGTGGGCTGGCCGCGGATCTGCGGGCCGGGATCGAGCTGGCGCGGGAGGCCATCGCCTCGGGCGCGGCCACCCGGGCCCTGCAGACCCTGGCCGAGGTCAGCCAGGGTTGAGCGCGCTGCCCGACATCCTGGCCCGGATCGTCGCCGACCGGCGGGCCGCGCTGGCCCTGGAGGCCCGCCTCGGGGACGAGGCCGAGCCCGCGCCAACCCGGGGCTTCCTCGCGGCCCTGCAGGCCGCGGCGGCGCCGAGGATCATCGCCGAGTGCAAGCGGGCCAGCCCCTCGGCCGGCGTCCTGCGGCTGGGGGAGCCCTGGTCGCCCGCGGGCCTGGCCCGGGCCTACGAGGCCGCCGGGGCCACCTGCCTCTCGGTGCTCACCGAGCCGCGTCACTTCTGGGGCAGCCTGGCCGATCTGGTCGAGGCGCGCGAGGCCTGCGCCCTGCCGGTGCTGCGCAAGGACTTCCTCGTCGAGCCCGCGCAGGTGCGCGAGGCGCGCCGGGCGGGCGCCGACGCCGTGCTGCTCATCGCGGCCGTGCTCCCGGGCGAGCAGCTCGGCGAGCTCCACGCGGCCGCCACCGAAGAGGGCCTCGACGCCCTGGTGGAGGTGGTCGACGAGGAGGAGGCCCGGCGCGCCGTCGACCTGCGGGCCCCCCTGGTGGGCATCAACCACCGGGACCTGCGCACCTTCGAGATCGACCTGGGCCGCAGCGAGCGCCTGGCGCCGGCGCTGGTGGCGGCGGGCTGCTTCGTGGTCGCCGAGAGCGGCCTCTCCGACCTCGCGACCCTCGAGCGGCTGCAGGCCGCCGGCGCGAGCGGCTTCCTGGTGGGCACCTCCCTGCTGCGGCAGGCGGATCCCGGCGCGGCCCTGCGCCGCCTGCGGGGAGAGGCCGCGTGAGGGGAGGGTGGATCAAGATCTGCGGGGTGCGGGACCTCGGCGAGCTGGAGGCCTGCCTCGAGGCGGCGCCGGACGCGGTGGGCCTGAACCTCGTGCCGGGCTCCCGCCGCCGGGTCGACCTGGAGACCGCACGGGAGCTGCGCGCGGCCCTGCGGGGCCGGGCGGAGGCCGTGGGGGTCTTCGTGGACGCCGGGGCCGAGCAGCTGCGGGAGGTGCAGCGCGCCCTCGAGCTCGACTGGCTGCAGCTCCACGGCAGCGAGAGCGAGGAGCTGATCGAGGCCCTCGAGGCCGAGGGCCACCGGGTGCTGCGCGCCTGCCGGCCGGGCTCGGCGGACGCCCGCGCGCTGGAGGCGCTCGCGCGCCTGCCCGCGCGGCGCCTGCTGATCGACGCGCCCGGCCCCGAGGCCGGCGGCACCGGGCGGCCGGCCCACCGGGAGGCGGCGCGCCGCCTGGCCCGGGAGTGGCCGGTGATCCTCGCCGGCGGGCTGCGTCCGGAGAACGTCGCCGAGGCCATCCGCGCGGTGCGGCCGGCCGGGGTGGACGTGGCGAGCGGCGTCGAGGGAGAGGACGGCCGCAAGGATCCCCGCAAGGTGCGGGCCTTCGTGGAGCGTGCGCGGGAGGCACTCGGATGAACGACACGATCGGTGTGGGGGGGCCGGGCTTTCGCCTGGACCGGCGCCCCTTCGGGGACGGCCTCTACGGCGAGTTCGGCGGGCGCTTCGTCTCGGAGACCCTGCAGGCGGCCCTCGCCGACCTGACGGAGGCCTGGCTGCAGGCCCGCTCGGATCCCACCTTCCTGCGCGAGTACCTGGGCTGGGCCGCGGACTTCGCCGGCCGCCCGACGCCCCTGAGCGAGGCGCGGCGCCTCTCGGAGGCGCTCGGGCTGCGGATCTTCCTCAAGCGCGAGGACCTCGCCCACACCGGCGCCCACAAGATCAACAACTGCCTGGGGCAGGCGCTGCTGGCCCGGCAGCTGGGCAAGAGCAGGATCATCGCCGAGACTGGCGCGGGGCAGCACGGGGTGGCCACCGCCACCGTCGCCGCTGCCCTGGATCTGCCCTGCTGCGTCTACATGGGGAGCGTCGACGTCGAGCGGCAGGCGCCGAACGTGCGCCGGATGGAGCTGCTGGGCGCCGAGGTGCGGCCGGTCACGTCCGGCAGCGCGACCCTCAAGGACGCGATGAACGCCGCCCTGCGCGACTGGGTGAGCAACGTCGAGGGCACCCACTACCTCATCGGTTCCGCCGCCGGCCCGCACCCCTATCCGACCCTGGTGCGGGAGCTGCAGTCGGTGATCGGCTGGGAGGCGAGGGCGCAGCTCGCGGCCCTCGGGCTCACCCCGGACGCCGCCGTGGCCTGCGTCGGCGGAGGCTCCAACGCCATCGGCCTCTTCGACGCCTTCCTCGACGATCCGGGCGTGCGCCTCTTCGGCGCCGAGGCGGCCGGGCGCGGCCTCGAGAGCGGCGAGCACGCCGCCACCCTGAGCAAGGGTAGCCCCGGCGTGCTCCACGGCGCCCGCTCCTATCTCCTGCAGGACGAGGACGGTCAGGTCGAGCTGGCCCACTCGATCTCCGCCGGCCTCGACTACCCCGGCGTCGGCCCCCAGCACGCCCACCTGGCGGTGAGCGGCCGGGCCACCTACCACGCCATCACCGACGACGAGGCCCTGGCCGCCCTGCGACAGCTCGCCCGGCTGGAGGGGATCGTCCCGGCCCTCGAGACTGCCCACGCCCTGGCGCTCCTGCCGAGGGTGGCGAGGGAGTTGGCGCCCGGCGCGGTGGTCCTCCTGGGACTCTCCGGCCGCGGCGACAAGGACCTGCCCCGCCTCGAGGAAGAGGGAGGTGCGTTGTGAGCCGCATGTGCGCCCCGGGCCGCATCGCGTCGGTCTTCGAGCGAGCCCGCGCCGAGGAGCGCGCCGCGCTCATCGTCTACTTCACCGCCGGCGATCCCGATCTGGCCACCAGCCGGGAGCTGCTCGCGGCGATCGCGCGGGGAGGGGCGGATCTGATCGAGCTGGGCGTGCCCTTCTCCGACCCGGCGGCGGACGGCCCGGTGCTCGAGGCCGCGGCGGCCCGGGCCCTGGCGGCCGGCACCCGCCTCGAGGACGTGATCGCGCTCTGCCGGGAGCTGCGCGCCGGGGAGCTGGAGGGCCTTCCCGAGGGCGCCGCCGAGACCCTCGCCGTGATCCTCTTCGGCTACGCCAACCCCTTCCTGCGCCGGGGGGAGGCCCTGGCGCCCGCGCTGGCCGGGGCCGGCGTGGACGGCCTGCTCTCGGTGGATCTCCCGCCCGACTCGGGGCTGCCCCTCTACGACCAGCTGCGGGCGGCTGGCCTCGATCCGATCCTCCTGGCCACGCCCACCACCCGCGACGAGCGCCTGGAGGCGATCTTCTCCGAGGCGCGGGGCTTCCTCTACTACGTCTCCCTGGTCGGCGTGACCGGGGCCGCCCAGGGGAGCGCCGCCGATCTGCAGCAGCGCCTGGCCGAGCTGCGCTCGCGCAGCCCGCTGCCGGTGGCCGTCGGCTTCGGCGTGGACGGCCCGGAGGCCGTGGCGCGCCTGGCGCCGGTCGCCGACGGCGTGGTCGTCGGCACCGCCCTCGTGCGCCTCATCGAGGCGGGCGGCCCCGAGCTGCCCGCCCGGGTCGAGGCCTTCGTCCGCTCCCTGCGGGAGGCCTGCGCCCGTGGATGAGCGGAGTCCCCGGCGACCCTTGAGCGCACGTCGCTGAGTGCTAGAGTCTTCCTCATGAAGGTCCGAGCACTCGTCCTCCTCGCCGCCGTCCTCCCCTTCACCGCGCAGGCCGCCAAGATCGTGCCTGGCTTCACCGACGTCACGGTGGGGGAGCGGGGCACGATCTCGGTCACCCTCACCGTGCAGGGACCTGCGAAGGGGCCCTTCAAGGTCGGGCTGGTCAACGGCAAGAAGCTCACCCGGGGCACCGCAGTCGAGCTGACGGAGATCGCGGCCGGGGCCTTCGTGCCGGTGATGGCCGAGCTACGGGTGGGCAACAACCCCGTCGGCACCCACGCCATCGGCCTCGAGGGTCCGAATGGGATCCTGGCCCAGACCACGGTGACCATCGTCCCCGGGCCGAAGCAGGAGTCCTTCCTGGGCAAGAAGGGCAAGGAGACCACGATCGCGACCTACATCCAGAAGCGCGACGCGGATCTGAAGCGCGGCTTCATCGACGATCAGGGGGAGGGCCTGCACGCCGTCTTCTTCCTCAAGATCGCCGAGACCGGCGCGGCGCACGAGGTCGTCTTCAAGCACAAGAACGAGGCCGTCTGCTCCGACACCGTCCACCCGGCCGGCTTCAAGGGCCAGATCGTCCGGGTCCGCGCCAGCTGCCGCTCCGGCGGTGGCGAGGAGGAGGGCGGCGCCGAGGGCGGCGACGACGCCGCCATCGTCGACGACATGGGCGACATGTCCAAGCCCATCGCCCTGGGCAGCAGCGAGCCCCTGCCCGGAGAGGGTGACATCGTGGTCGAGGACGAGACCAGCGGAGAGCTGATGCCCCTGGACTCGATCCTCGAGAAGGCCGGCCCCTGGAAGGTCGAGGTGAAGAAGGGCACGAAGGTCAAGCGGGTCCTCACCTTCAGCGTGAAGCGGAAGGCCATCGTGCCGGGGATCCCGGGCAGGGCGCCGCTGAAGATGGCTCGGGTGCAGGTGCTCGCGCCCTAGGGGCGCGGCCCCGGGCCGGGCGGGCATTGACTTCCCCCCGACCCCCTCCTAGGTTGCCGATTGATTCGTCAATCAGCAGCCAGGGGAGCGTCGTTTCGATGAGCAAGAGCGCCCGCAAGACCCGCCGGGAGAGCACCGAGGCCAAGCGCCGGGCCATCCTCCGGGCCGCGGTGAAGGTCTTCGCCGAGCGGGGCTACCACGGCTGCCGGATCGCCGACGTGGCCCGGGAGGCGGACGTCGCCTACGGCCTCGTCTACCACTACTTCGAGGGCAAGGAGGCCCTGCTCACCGCGGTCTTCGAGGAGTCGTGGAACCTCTTCTCCGCGGGCATCGAGGCCCTGGTGGAGCAGGAGATCCCCTTCGAGGAGAAGATCGAGCAGATCACCCGGGTGGCCCTCGAGGCCTACCGGGCGCACCCCCACGCCGTGCGGGTGATGGTGCTCGAGGTCGCCCGCTCGCCCTTCTTCCTGGAGCGCGGCCGGGTCGAGACCTTCGCCTCCACCTTCGAGGCCGTGAAGCGCCTCTGCCTGCGCGCGCAGGAGCAGGGCGAGGTGCGCCGGGAGATCGAGGCCGAGCACCTGGCCTACGTGCTGCTCGGCGCGGTGGAGATGCTCGTCACCGGCTTCGTCCTCGGCACCCTCGACGTCGAGGCCGAGGGGGTGGTGGAGAGCGCGACCCGCAGCACCGTCGAGATCGTCTGCCGGGGGCTCCTCCCGGTCCAAGGGAGGCCGACGCCATGAGCGAGACCCACGTCAGCGTGACGCGAGAGGGCCGGGTGGCCCGCCTGACCATCGATCGCGAGGCGCGGCGCAACGCGCTGGCGCCCGAGACCGTCGATCAGCTCTCGGCGGCCCTCGCCGCGGCCGACGCCGACCCCGAGGTCGGGGTGATCGTGCTGACCGGGGCCGGGGAGAAGGCCTTCTGCTCCGGCGGAGATCTCGCCGGTGCGGCGATGCAGGACGGCTTCCTCTCGGGGCACGAGGCCCGGCGGGACTACGGGCAGCTCCTCCTGCAGATGCGCGGCCTGGGCACCCCGCTGGTGGCCCGGGTGAACGGCTACGCCCTCGGCGGCGGCCTCGGCCTGGTGGCCGCCTGCGATCTGGCGGTGGCGGTCGAGCACGCGAAGTTCGGCACCCCCGAGATCGATCGCGGGCTCTTCCCCTGGATGATCTCGGCGCTCTTGATGAGGGTCCTGCCCGAGAAGGTGGCCCGCGAGCTGATCTTCACCGGAGAGAAGATCGACGCCGCCCGCGCCCGGGAGGTGGGGCTGATCAACGCGGTGGTCCCGGCCGGCGAGCTCGACGCGAAGGTCGCCGAGCTGGCCGGCAAGGTCGCGAGCAAGTCGCCGGCGATCCTGCGCCTGGGCCGGCGGGCGCTCTCGCTGGTCGACGAGCAGCCCCTCCCGGCGGCGATGGAGCTCCTGGCCGCCCTGCTCTCGGTGAACACCCTCACCGAGGATGCCATGGAGGGCGTCGCCGCCTTTCTGGAGAAGCGCGCCCCCGAGTGGAAGGGCCGCTGAGGCACGAAGAGCGCGAGCCGGGTGCCCGGCCCGCGCTCTCGCGCTCCTGCAGGGTCCTCGCGGTCCCTACTGGAAGGTCACCACCAGGGCCTCGGAGGAGGCCGGCGTGATGATCGGGTGCCCCTGGGGGTCCACCAGGTTCACGTAGCCCGGCTCGGTGCCCGAGAAGTTCAGGATGACGGGCTTCGAGATGTTCTGCGAGAGGCCGTAGGCCGGCAGCCGGGGAGAGTAGGGCATCTGCAGCCGGAAGGTCCGGGTGAAGCCGCTGGAGAGGAAGGGGGAGAGGGGCGCGGTCTCGAGCTGGTAGGCGGGGATGGGGTTGTTGGACTCCCACTCGCCCTGGAAGTCGCCCTTCACGCCCGAGTTGTCGAGATCGTCGTTGAAGTAGAAGGGGAACCAGTAGTTGCCCGAGGGGGGCCGGTTGCCCAGGCCGATCTCCTGGTTGAGCGTGATCTCGATGACGTCGAAGGCGTCGAGGAGGCCGTTCCCGTTGTTGTCGATCATCCGGTAGTTGGTGCCGATGATCACGTCACCGGCCGGGGCCGCGGTGAAGAAGGAGCCGGAGAGGCGGCTCTTCGAGGCGGCGGCGGTGGTGCCGGCGGCCCGGACGTCGATCAGGACGTGGTACTTGCGGCCCTCGGAGAAGGGCGCGTTGGGGGTGACCTGCACAACGTTGCCCTCGCGCACCTCGGCGGTGCTCTCGACCACCGCGCGGCCCTCGTCGTCGAAGACGGTGGCGACCAGGCTGCCCTCGTCGAGGGGCTGGTTGTAGACCACCCGGATCGGGCCGTTGAGGCCGATCACCGAGTCGCCCGGCCGCGGCAGGCCGCCGTTGAGCAGCGAGCCGACGTTCGAGGCCAGGGCGGAGAGGGAGGTGCTGCCGCCGGGGGGCGGGAGCTCGATGGTGAAGCGGCCGCCGTGGGTCAGCAGCCACTGGGCGCTGCGCGAGTCGGCGGTGCCCTGGTAGTCGATCTGGCCGTCGCCATCGAGGTCGACCGGGCCGATGACGACATCGACGTTGCCGCCCCAGAGCGCCATTCCCTGGAGGGAGGGCAGGCCCTGGAAGCGCATGTTGCCGCTGGCGCTGGCCGCGGTGACGGTCACCCGGCCCATGGCGATGTTGCCGTTCACGTAGGCCACCGAGGCGGTGGCGCTGCCGGTCGCCGCGTCGATGGGGGTGGAGTCGAAGCCCACCACCTGCACCTCGACGCTGCCGGTCAGGGGGAAGAGGCCCACCGGACCCACGAAGGCGCCGATGTTGTCGGTGGGGAAGTCACCGTTGGCGCCCGGGATGGCGACCGCCAGGGTCACCCGGGTGTAGCCCTCCTTGGTGATCGTCACGCCGGCCTGACCGCCGGCGGGGACGTCGAGGAAGGAGAAGGAGCCGGAGGCGTCGGAGGTGGCGTCCGAGGCCAGATCTCCGAGCGCCAGCACGATGGTGGCGCCCTCGAGGGGGGCGCCGGTGGCCGCGTCGACGACCTCACCCCAGATGGTCCCCCGCACGTCGCTGGGCTCGACCTGGGTGCGGTCGGGGCCAGCGTCGGCGTTGCTGTTGCCGCCGCCGCAGGCCACCGAGACGGCGAGCGACGCGATCACACCCCAGACGAACAGATTGACGAAACGCATGGTCCCTCCTGCTGGCGACTTGGCGCCAGATGGCTACGAAAAGGTCGAAAACGAGTTTCCCCCCAGGAATCGGGGTGGTGTCAAGCGTCCGCCTCCTAGGGCGATTGACGGCCGACACGG
Protein-coding regions in this window:
- a CDS encoding aminodeoxychorismate/anthranilate synthase component II, translating into MILVIDNYDSFTFNLVQYLLELGAEVRVERNDALTAADALAAGAAGILISPGPADPDEAGISVELIREAAGRVPILGVCLGHQSIAAAHGGKVVRARRVMHGKVSEIHHQGVGVFRGLPDPFLATRYHSLLVEAASLPACLEVTARTVDGEEEEIMGLRHREHPVEGVQFHPESILSEQGHALLQNWLEGLAGEKA
- the trpD gene encoding anthranilate phosphoribosyltransferase encodes the protein MKDAAIREAIAALVEGQDLGEERAHDAMEVIMEGDATPSQVAGFAVALRMKGETVEEVTGAVRALREHVTRVNPGEGPVVDTAGTGGDGSGTFNISTTAALIAAGAGARVAKHGNRSVSSRSGSADVLAALGVNIDADVPTMERCLAEARIGFLFANTLHPAMKYAAGPRREMGIRTLFNLLGPLANPAFADRQVVGVFARKWVEPLAHVLLNLGSRHAWVVHGIDGLDELTLTGSSFVAEVRDGNVTTFEVHPERIGLRRCNSEDLTGGEIEENAEITRRILGGEAGPRADAAVLNAAAALVVGGLAADLRAGIELAREAIASGAATRALQTLAEVSQG
- a CDS encoding indole-3-glycerol phosphate synthase TrpC; protein product: MSALPDILARIVADRRAALALEARLGDEAEPAPTRGFLAALQAAAAPRIIAECKRASPSAGVLRLGEPWSPAGLARAYEAAGATCLSVLTEPRHFWGSLADLVEAREACALPVLRKDFLVEPAQVREARRAGADAVLLIAAVLPGEQLGELHAAATEEGLDALVEVVDEEEARRAVDLRAPLVGINHRDLRTFEIDLGRSERLAPALVAAGCFVVAESGLSDLATLERLQAAGASGFLVGTSLLRQADPGAALRRLRGEAA
- a CDS encoding phosphoribosylanthranilate isomerase, whose translation is MRGGWIKICGVRDLGELEACLEAAPDAVGLNLVPGSRRRVDLETARELRAALRGRAEAVGVFVDAGAEQLREVQRALELDWLQLHGSESEELIEALEAEGHRVLRACRPGSADARALEALARLPARRLLIDAPGPEAGGTGRPAHREAARRLAREWPVILAGGLRPENVAEAIRAVRPAGVDVASGVEGEDGRKDPRKVRAFVERAREALG
- the trpB gene encoding tryptophan synthase subunit beta produces the protein MNDTIGVGGPGFRLDRRPFGDGLYGEFGGRFVSETLQAALADLTEAWLQARSDPTFLREYLGWAADFAGRPTPLSEARRLSEALGLRIFLKREDLAHTGAHKINNCLGQALLARQLGKSRIIAETGAGQHGVATATVAAALDLPCCVYMGSVDVERQAPNVRRMELLGAEVRPVTSGSATLKDAMNAALRDWVSNVEGTHYLIGSAAGPHPYPTLVRELQSVIGWEARAQLAALGLTPDAAVACVGGGSNAIGLFDAFLDDPGVRLFGAEAAGRGLESGEHAATLSKGSPGVLHGARSYLLQDEDGQVELAHSISAGLDYPGVGPQHAHLAVSGRATYHAITDDEALAALRQLARLEGIVPALETAHALALLPRVARELAPGAVVLLGLSGRGDKDLPRLEEEGGAL
- the trpA gene encoding tryptophan synthase subunit alpha; protein product: MCAPGRIASVFERARAEERAALIVYFTAGDPDLATSRELLAAIARGGADLIELGVPFSDPAADGPVLEAAAARALAAGTRLEDVIALCRELRAGELEGLPEGAAETLAVILFGYANPFLRRGEALAPALAGAGVDGLLSVDLPPDSGLPLYDQLRAAGLDPILLATPTTRDERLEAIFSEARGFLYYVSLVGVTGAAQGSAADLQQRLAELRSRSPLPVAVGFGVDGPEAVARLAPVADGVVVGTALVRLIEAGGPELPARVEAFVRSLREACARG
- a CDS encoding TetR family transcriptional regulator yields the protein MSKSARKTRRESTEAKRRAILRAAVKVFAERGYHGCRIADVAREADVAYGLVYHYFEGKEALLTAVFEESWNLFSAGIEALVEQEIPFEEKIEQITRVALEAYRAHPHAVRVMVLEVARSPFFLERGRVETFASTFEAVKRLCLRAQEQGEVRREIEAEHLAYVLLGAVEMLVTGFVLGTLDVEAEGVVESATRSTVEIVCRGLLPVQGRPTP
- a CDS encoding enoyl-CoA hydratase-related protein; its protein translation is MSETHVSVTREGRVARLTIDREARRNALAPETVDQLSAALAAADADPEVGVIVLTGAGEKAFCSGGDLAGAAMQDGFLSGHEARRDYGQLLLQMRGLGTPLVARVNGYALGGGLGLVAACDLAVAVEHAKFGTPEIDRGLFPWMISALLMRVLPEKVARELIFTGEKIDAARAREVGLINAVVPAGELDAKVAELAGKVASKSPAILRLGRRALSLVDEQPLPAAMELLAALLSVNTLTEDAMEGVAAFLEKRAPEWKGR
- a CDS encoding carboxypeptidase-like regulatory domain-containing protein, which gives rise to MRFVNLFVWGVIASLAVSVACGGGNSNADAGPDRTQVEPSDVRGTIWGEVVDAATGAPLEGATIVLALGDLASDATSDASGSFSFLDVPAGGQAGVTITKEGYTRVTLAVAIPGANGDFPTDNIGAFVGPVGLFPLTGSVEVQVVGFDSTPIDAATGSATASVAYVNGNIAMGRVTVTAASASGNMRFQGLPSLQGMALWGGNVDVVIGPVDLDGDGQIDYQGTADSRSAQWLLTHGGRFTIELPPPGGSTSLSALASNVGSLLNGGLPRPGDSVIGLNGPIRVVYNQPLDEGSLVATVFDDEGRAVVESTAEVREGNVVQVTPNAPFSEGRKYHVLIDVRAAGTTAAASKSRLSGSFFTAAPAGDVIIGTNYRMIDNNGNGLLDAFDVIEITLNQEIGLGNRPPSGNYWFPFYFNDDLDNSGVKGDFQGEWESNNPIPAYQLETAPLSPFLSSGFTRTFRLQMPYSPRLPAYGLSQNISKPVILNFSGTEPGYVNLVDPQGHPIITPASSEALVVTFQ